In Magnolia sinica isolate HGM2019 chromosome 12, MsV1, whole genome shotgun sequence, a single genomic region encodes these proteins:
- the LOC131220691 gene encoding uncharacterized protein LOC131220691, with product MASDPVVCPTNLVHITPSDRNSNMEDSINDSDDTDADIYNGQTEFWELVFCKGDTDHIEKIIHVDLDKDIDSTEPSNGSDSSSSKHKDADHRRGEHGGTDHDRTAPGSTFLTQECPRVPSFSRLVSATGPIGRCPVRSSPGSDCIIRDEGGPFEFPTLRREWNGSPTRMPNANRKQWKKQRRCRFSQVWWHI from the exons ATGGCGAGCGATCCCGTCGTGTGTCCCACCAATCTTGTCCATATCACACCGTCTGATCGAAATTCAAACATGGAAGATTCAATCAACGACAGCGATGATACAGATGCAGATATATACAATGGCCAAACTGAATTTTGGGAGCTGGTATTTTGTAAAGGGGACACTGATCATATCGAAAAGATCATCCACGTTGATTTGGACAAGGATATTGATTCAACAGAACCATCTAACGGTTCTGATTCTAGTTCCAGCAAACATAAGGATGCCGATCATCGTCGAGGTGAACACGGCGGGACAGACCATGATCGAACGGCTCCCGGCTCGACGTTCCTCACTCAAGAATGTCCACGTGTGCCGAGTTTCTCACGGTTAGTATCGGCGACGGGCCCGATCGGAAGATGTCCGGTTAGATCTTCTCCTGGGTCAGATTGCATCATCAGGGATGagggtggcccatttgaattcCCAAC ATTGCGAAGGGAGTGGAATGGCAGCCCAACGAGAATGCCAAACGCGAATCGCAAGCAATGGAAGAAGCAACGGCGTTGCAGGTTCTCTCAAGTCTGGTGGCATATTTGA